The DNA window ACCGCTGGATCGCCGTGCTCGTCTGCTGTGTGGCCGCCGTCGCGGTGCTGGTCGCCGTTGCGCTGCCCCGGCCGGAGAGCGGTCTGCGGGCGGCCTGCTTCGGCGCGGCGGCGGCCATCGGCTATGCGCTCACCGCCGCGCTGATGAAGGACGCCACCCAGGTGTGGTCGCACTACGGCCCCGGCGGTTTCTTCACGGCCTGGCAGACCTATGGCTTCGCCGCCGCCGGGGTGGGCGCCGTCTTCCTGCTGGAGAACGCCATGCAGTCGGGCCCGCTGGTGGCGTCCCAGCCGGCCCTCACCCTGGGGGACGCCCTGGTGAGCCTCTCCCTGGGGGTGACCCTCTTCCACGAGGACGTCCGCTCCGGCTGGTGGCTGCTGCCGGAGGTGGCGGGGGCGCTGCTGGTGCTCTGCGGCGCAGTGGTCCTCGCCCGAGTCCCGCTCACCCGAACCCTCGCCGGCCGCTCGGACACCCCCTGACCCCCAGCGGCCAAACGCGGCCCACCACAACGCCCGACCCGGGGTCCCCAGCCTCCTGCTCCGGCCTCCGGCCTCGGGTCATTGGCCTCGGGTCATTGGCCCTGACCTCCGGCCCCGGGTCTCCGACCCTGGCCCCGGCCTCCGGCCCCAGCCTCGCCTTTGGCCTCGGGCCTCGGGCCTCGGGGCATTGGCTCCGGGTCATTGGCCCGGACCTCCGGCCCTGGGTCGTTGGCCTCGGGTCTCCGACCCTGATCCCCGGCCCTCGGCCCCCGGCCCCGGTCACAGCCCATGACCGCCTCTGACCACCGGTCCCTGGTCACCGGCCCTGACCACCGGTCCCTGGTCACCGGCCCGGGTCACCGGTCCCTGGTCACCGGCCCGGGTCACCGGTCCCTGGTCACCGGCCCGGGTCACCGGCCCTGGTCACCGGTCCCGGGTCACCGGCCCGGGTCACCGGTCCCTGGTCACCGGCCCTGACCACCGGTCCCGGATCACCGGCCCTGACCACCGGTCACCGCCCCCCCGCCCTCATCCCCGGTCACCGGCCCAGCAGCAGGCGGACGAGGGCTCGCAGGCGGGACGGCGGCGGGGCGGGGGAGGGGCTGCCGGCGGTGGGGACCGGCAGGGGGGCCGTACGCGGCTCGGGGGAGAGTCCCTGTGGATCGGACGGCTCCGGTTCGGGCTCGGGCCGCCGAGGCGCGAACGCCACGGGCAGCCCCTCCAGGTGGCGGGCCCAGATCGAGGAGCGCCAGCTCAGGTCGTCCTCGGGTATGGCCAGGTGCAGGTCGGGCAGCCGGATCAGCAGGGTGTCGACGGCCGCGTCGGTGATGGCCCGGCCGATCTCCTGCCCCGGGCACATATGCGCCCCGCCACTGAATGCCAGATGCGAGCGGTTGCCCCGCATCGGCGCGGAGACATCGGGCCGGATCGCCTCGTCGGTGTTGGCGGCGGCCAGCCCCAGCAGCACCATGTCGCCCGCCCGGATGCTGCGCCCCGCCAGCTCGGTGTCACCGGTGGCCCAGCCCCCCGGGCAGGCGGTCAGCGGCGGCTCGTTCCACAGCACCTGCTCCACCGCGTCGGCCACGGTCATCCGGACGCCGGCCAGCGACGCCCGGAAGCGCTTGTCGGTGAGGACCACCCGCAGGGTGTTGGCGATCAGGTTGGTGGTGGTCTCGTTGGCGGCGACCAGCACCAGCCGCAGATGGTTCTGCACCTCCTCGTCGGTGAGCCCCGAGCGGTGGGCGAGCAGCCAGGAGGTGAAGTCGTGGTCGGGCGTGGCCTTCTTCTGCTCCACCAGCTGCCGCAGGGTCTCCAGGATGAGGTCGTTGGCCGCCGCCGCCCGCTCGCTGCCGGTCATCAGGTCCGCACTCGCCCGGACCAGCCGTGGACCGTCCTCCTCCGGGAGCCCCAGCAGATGGGTCAGCACCAGCATCGGCACATGCTGGGCGTACTGCGCCAGCAGCTCCGCCCTGCCGTCGGTGGCGAAGTCGTCGATCAGCCGGTTGGCGATGCGGTGGATGTGGCGGCGGATGCCCCGGTGGTCGAAGCGGTCCAGGCTCTCGGTGACCGCCCCGCGCAGCCGCTGGTGCTCCTTGCCGTCGGCGGAGAGGCAGTCCGGCCGCCAGCTCACCATCGGCAGCAGAGGGGAGTCCTCGGGGATCTTCCCCTCCCGCAGGTCCCGCCAGATCCGGGAGTCGCGGGAGAACCGCTTGGGCGCCCGTGCCACCTCCAGGGTCTCCCGGTAGCCGAGCACCAGCCAGGCCGGGACGTCGCCGTCCAGCAGCACCGGCGCCACCGGTCCGTGCCGCTTGCGCAGTTGCTCGTAGAGCCCGATGGGATCGGCCTCGGCCGCCGGGCCGTAGAACCGGACCGGCTCGTCGGCGCCCGCACCGGCGCCCCCGCCCGGGGCGGCGCCGGGCGCGGCGTGGACATGGGCGGGGCAGCCCGGCGGAGGGGCGGCGCTGCGGGCGTGGTCGGGGGAGGAGGCGGTCACAGCGGCTCCGGGGTGGCGGTGAGGGTGTACAGGTAGCGCATCAGCGTCAGCAGGACGTCCCTGCTGGAGGTCCGTCGGCGGGCGTCGCAGTCGACCAGCGGTACCGACTCGTCCAGGTCCAGCGCCGCCCGCAGCTCCGACACCGGGTGCGCCGGCGCGTCCGGGAAGGCGTTGACCGCGACCACGAAGGGCACACCGCGCTCCTCCAGCCGGCCGATCACATCGAAGCTGACCTCCAGTCGGCGGGTGTCGACCAGGACCACGGCGCCCAGGGCGCCGTCGAAGAGCCGGTTCCAGAGGAACCAGAAGCGCTCCTGGCCGGGTGTGCCGAAGAGGTACAGCACCAGCTGGTCGTTGAGGCTGATCCGGCCGAAGTCCATGGCCACGGTGGTGGAGGTCTTGCGCTCCACCCCGGCGGTGTCGTCCACCCCCACCCCGGCCTGGGTCATGGTCTCCTCGGTGGTCAGCGGGCGGATCTCGCTCACCGAGCCGACCAGGGTCGTCTTGCCGACCCCGAAGCCGCCGACGATCACCACCTTGACGGCGGCGGTGGCCGAGGCGGGCAGGGTGTCCTCCTGCCGGGGGCCGGGCAGGACCGTCTCAGAGCTTCTGGAGTCCATGCATCACCGCCTCCAAGAGTTCGATGTCGGGGAGCGAGGCGGCGGGGATCGGTGCCCTGGCCTCCACCCGCCCCCCGGCCAGCAGATCCGCCAGCAGCACCTTGACCGCGCTCACCGGCAGCTCCAGATAGGCGGAGATCTCCGCCACCGAGAGCGGGTAGTGGCACATCCGCACGATGGCGGTGTGCTCGGGCGGCATGCCCGGCTCCGGCATCGACCGGGCCACCACCAGGGTGACCAGGTCGAGCCGTTCCTGGTCGCCCGCCTGGCTGCGACCGCCGGTGATCACATACATCCGCTCCGGGCCGTCGTCCGTGTCCTCGCCGGCACTGCTCACGGGGCGGGCCTGTCGACGCGCGGCGGACTGGTCAGGTGCTCGCCGATCCGCAGCACCAGGTCTCTCATCCGCTGGCCCATCAGCCCGGCGTCCACCCCGTCGTCGGCCAGTACCGCGAGATAGGCCCCGGCCCCGGCCGCCATCAGATAGAAGAAGCCGCCGTCGATCTCGATCACCACCAGCCTCATCCGCCCGTCGCCGTGCGGGAACTCGGCGGCCACCGCCGCCGACAGGCTCTGCAACCCGGCACAGGCCGCGGCGAGTCGGTCGGCGGTGTCCGCGTCGGTGCCGTACTGGGCCATCCGCAGGCCGTCCGCCGAGAGGACCACCACCTGGCGGGTGCACGGCACGCTGGTCGCCAGGTCCTGGAGCATCCAGTCCATGTTGGGTCGCTGCTGCTGCTGCAACATTGCTACTCCCCCTCGTCCGATGAGTCGTCACCCTGCCCTCGGGACGGCACCGCAGTGGGCAGTGCCTCCCCGTTGATCCCTGCCTGGAAGGCGGCCAGCCAGATCCCCGGCTGCACGGGCCGCTCGGCCGACGCGGGCGCCGGGGCCGGGGCCGGGGCCGGGGCCTGCATCCTGGCCCGGGCGGGGGAGGCCGGGATCGCCCCTCCAGGCCGGGGCCGGGGCGCCGCCGAGGTACGGCGGCGCCGCTGCGGCAGGCCGTACGCGTTCTGCTCCACCGCGACCGGCTCCTCCTCCTGGTGCCGTACCGCCGCCGGAGCCTGCGCCCCGGGCCGGGGCTGCGCCGGCCGGGTCGGCATCGGCCGGGGCGGCGGCATGGTGCCCGGCCGGGGTACGGCGCGGGGCGGCGGCACGGAGGTCAGCACATCGCCGGGGATCACCATGACCGCCCGCACGCCCGCGTACGCGGACGGCCGCAGCGAGACCTGGAAGCCGTACGCGTGGGCAAGCCGGCCGACCACCGCCAGCCCCAGCCTGGGCGTCTCGCCCAGGTCGGTCAGGTCCATGCCGCTGGACCCCAGGTTGAGCATCGCCTCGGCCCGGTTGCGGGCCTCCTCGCCCATGCCCAGCCCGCCGTCCTCGATCTCCACGGCCACCCCGGACTGCACCTCGGTGGCGCTCAGATGCACCCGGGTCTGCGGCGGCGAGTAGCGGGTGGCGTTGTCCAGCAGTTCGGCCAGGGCGTGGATCAGCGGCTCCGCCGCCGGGCCCACCACCGCCACCTCGGCCACCGAGTGCAGGTCCACCCGCTGGTAGTCGAGGATTCGCGACATCGCCCCGCGCAGCACGCTGAACATCGCCACGGGCTGGCTCCACTGCCGGCCCGGCCGGGCGCCGCCCAGCACCGCGATGGAGTCGGCCAGACGGCCGATCAGGGCCGTGCCGTGGTCGATGTGCAGCAGGTCGCCGAAGACCTCGGGGTCCTCGCCGTGCCGGTGCTCCATCTCCCGCAGATCCTGGGCCTGCTGGTGGACGATCGCCTGCACCCGGCGGGCGATGTTGACGAACGCCCGCTGTGCGGAGTCCCGCAGGTCCTCCTCCGCCACCACGGCCTCCACCACCGTGCGCAGCACGGCGTGGTGGGCGGGGGTGAAGTCGGGGTCCTTGCCCGCCTCGTAGGCGGCGGCCTTCAGCACCCCGGCCGCCGACTCGCCGCGTTGCAGCCGGATCACCGCCTCCGGCAGCAGCACCTCGGCCAGCCGGGCCGTCCCGGCCTCCTGCTCGGCCAGCCTGCGGTGCAGGGCGGCCTCCTGGTCGGCATGCCGGCGGCGCAGTGCGGTGATCGTCCACCCCCGGCGGGCGGTCTCGCCGGCGATCAGCAGCACCGCCGCGGTCGCCACGGCACCGCACCACGCGACCGGCACCCGGGCCGCCGCCGACACCGTCGCCACCGCAGCGGCGGCGCAGACGGCCATCACCACGGGGGGCAGTATCCAGACGAGCGCGGATGCGGGCCGTGGGCCTGCGGATGGCGTTCCAGTACGAACCATCGGCATCCTCAAGCAGTTGAAAGGAAGGAACGACAATCGGGACAACGACCGAACGGGGAGCGGGATACGGCCGATCGGGTGAATCAGCCGTGCGCCCGGCGCTTGCGGCGCTCCGTGCGCAGAGATCCTGCGCCCGCGTCTGACCTGGAGTAATCGTGTCGGTGCGGTGAGCAATCAGGAGCATAGCCGTCCGGTTGCCGCCCGAGGGGGCCCTCTTGACAACCCTGGGTGGGCTGTGGGCGGCTCACTGGTTGTGCGTCCATTCGGGGAGGCGCGCGTAACCGCCCCGCACGCCCCCCTATGTCTGCCCCGGGGCGGTCCTCGGCCTGTCCTCGGTCTGTCCTCGTCCGGTCCGGTGCTCAGGCCGTGCGGCGCACCCGGTCCAGCGGCGCCGGAGAGATCACCGGATGCGCCCTCAGATAGTCCACCAGCACCTCATGGTCGGTACCGCACCGGACCGGGTCGGTGTACCCGGAGAAGGCCGGATACCCGTCGCCGCCCACCACCGTGTACGCCAGCGCGGCCACCCGGTAGGTCCGCCGGAGGTCCAGCGGCTTGCCGCCGATCAGCACCTCCGCCGGGTCGATCCGCCGTCCGACCGGCCGCTGCGGGTCGTAGCGGTAGGAGACGTTGCCCGAGACGGCCAGCGGCGCGAACCGCACCGAGCCGTCCGACCGGGACTGCCACTGCTGCTCCAGTACGGCCTTCAGCCGACTGCCCGTCAGCTTCACCGAGAGCACCGGGTTCCCATAGCCGTAGGCGTCCCAGGACTCGCCCAGCAGCACCCGCCCGTCGGCGTCACCCGGGGTGTCGCCCCGGTCGTACGGCAGGTCGCCGCGCACCGCCGTGGCGCCGACGGCCGGGCGGGCGGCGAGCAGAGCCAGGTCGGCGTGGCCGCCCGGGGTCCGCGCGGCGTCCCAGAGCTGCACATCGGCGAAGAAGTCGGCGGCGGTGGACTCGCCGTCCGCGTCCTCGGCCCGGGTGAAGGAGCCGGTCTGCCGGGCGAGCGGCTCCGACCGGCGTTCGGCGGCCCGGTCCACCCAGTAGTCGGTGATCCGCTGCACCGCCGGGTCCGGCGGCAGGTCCCGGGTGACCGGATGGTTGACCGAGGTGGTCCGGTCGCGGATCACCTCGCCGGTGCGCGGGTCCAGCGCGAGGTCGATCTCGCTGACCACCCCGCCATGGTGGCCGGCCTCCAGCACCGGGCGCGGATTGCCGGCCGGGTCGGGCAGCACACAGCGGAACGCATGGTGCCAGTGCCCGGTCGTGATCGCGTCGATGTCGGGGGAGACCCGGGCGGCGAGGTCGATCGCAGGCCCCCACGCCGAGCCGCAGCCGTCGTACCCGGCCGCCGGATCGCGCTGCGCCCCGCCGTCGTGCACATTGAGCACGATCGCCCGGACACCCTTGCGGCGCAGCTCTGCGGCGTACCGGTCGGCCGTCCGCAGCTCGTCCAGCGCCCGCAGCCCCGGTTGGAAGGAGGTGGAGCCGGTGGGGGTGTCCGGGATGGTGAGCCCGATGAAGCCGACCGGGAGGCGGGTGCCGCCGGGGCCGTCGAACCATTCCACCCGGTACGGGGCCAGCACCGGGCGGCCGGTCGCGGCGTCCACCAGGTTGGCGGACTGGAAGTCGAAGTCGGCGCCGTGGAAGCGGCGGCCGGTGGAATCGGTGAAGCAGCTGTCCCGGTCCACGGTGCCGAAGCAGCGGCCGTGCTCCATGTGGTCCACCAGGAAGCCGGGCGAGACGTCCAGTTCGTGGTTGCCCGCCGCCGAGAAGCGCAGTCCCAGCCGGTTGAGCACCTCCACCGTGGGCTCGTCGCGGAAGGCGTCCACCTCGAACGGCCACCCCGAGAAGCTGTCCCCGGTGGCGAAGGTGACGGTGTTGCGGTGCCCGGCCCGCAGCCGCTCCAACTGGGCCGCCAGATACGCGGCGCCGCCCACCGTGACGGTGCGCCCGTCCGGCCCGGTGACCGTGCCGCCGTCGCCCGGGGCGGGCGGCTGGAGGTGGCCGTGGAAGTCCGTGATATCCAGCAACTGGACGGTCACGGGGGGCGGTTGGGCCGCCGCCGCCGGGGCGGCGGCGAGGCCGCAGAGCAGCGCTCCGATGGCGAGGGGGACGGTCCGGCGCAGCAGGTTCCGCACGGGGGCAGCTTCTTCCTCACGGCTCACGGCTGGGGGTACAGCGCAGTGGTGCTCAGCCCGCCAGCACGGCCGTACGCCCGCTCCACGCGGTGTCACCGATCTGGGCCAGCATGAAGTCGGCCACATCGGCCCGGCTGATCCGTGGCACCCCCCGGGCGCGCAGCGCGGGCACCGCCCGGTAGGTGCCGGTCCGTGGGCCGTTGGTCAGCGTCACCGGGTACACCAGCGTCCAGTCCAGGCCGCTCGCCCGCCAGGCCGCGTCGGCCTTGGCCTTGTCCGCGAAGAGCTGCCGCATCACCGTCCGGTAGGCCGACCGCATCAGCAGGCCCGCCTGCCGCTCGGTCTCCCCGACGCCGAAGGCGGAGAGCACCACCACCCGGTCCACGCCCTGCGCCCGCAGCGCCGGGATCAGCGCGGCGGCGGAGCGGCTGGCGATCTGCGATCTGACGGACCGTCCGGACCCCAGCGCCACCAGTGCCGCATCGGCCCCCATCGCCGCCCGGGAGACATCCGCGTCCGACGTGGCATCACCGGAGACCACGGTCAGCCGTGGATCGCTCCGGGTGAGCCGCGCCGGGTCGCGCACCAGCGCGGTCACCTCATGGCCGGCGGCCAGGGCCCGGTCGAGGAGCAGGGCGCCGGTCGGGCCGGTGGCGCCCAGGATCAGCAGTCGCGTGGTCATCGCGCCTCACCGTAGCGGCGGCACCGCGCCCACCCCGGCAACCGCGCCCGCCGGTGGACGCACCGCCCCTCGTACGGGGCATGGCCCCGGCGCCTCCTTGACGCTGGCAGTTCTTCGCACCGCCATCTCTTCGCACCGCCATCTCTTCGCACGGCCATCTCTTCGCACAGTCATCCGGTCGGACCGCTCGGCGTGCCGCCGCGCCCCTTCCGGCTTAACGTTCCCCTGTAGGCATGGTTGGCGGCGCGGCGCCCGGCCTGGCCCGATCGGCGTGCGGCCCGCGCTCGCGCTGCGGCCCGATGCCCTGGAGGCAGGCAATGCACGAGATGAGAGCGGAACACGGCCCGGCCGAGCCCGGCGGCGACCGGCCGGTCGACTTCTGGCACGTCGTCGCCAGCGGCGCGGATGTCGCCCTCTGCGGCCGCGTACTCCACCGCGACGCCGCGGTCCAACCCGTCCAGGACGGCGAGCCCGCCGCCGAGCAGTACTGCGAACCCTGCCTGGCAGCGTTCCGCGAGAAGGTCACCCCGGTCACCCCGGCCACCCCCTGACCCCACCCCGCCCCGACCCCAGCGAGCCCCGGCCCACCCGCCCCCGCGAGCGAGCCGGGGCTCGCTGGTTCCCCGGCGCATCAACGCCGATCCCGAGCAGCTCAGGGAATCGCTGCGCCCTCTCGATGGCGATGACCTCGGCCAGGTCGAGGTGCGTGCGTGAGCTCCATCCAACTGGAACCGCCAGCATCAGCTCCGAGGCAGGCTTGCGACCAAGGATCCTCGTGTACGCCTCGCCACGGCATGCGAAGGACACGGAGTGAACCCTGGCGGATCGGGTGGCCCGGCGTCCGTCAGGGCGCGAGCCGCTTGAGGCGGGTTACTGCTTCATCCAGAGTTTCCTTCCGCTTGCAGAAGGTGAAGCGGACGAGGGAGCGGCCCGCGTCGGTGTTGTCGTAGAAGACGACGTTGGGGATGGCTACGACGCCGCAGCGTGCGGGGAGGGTGCGGCAGAACTCCAGGCCGTCCTTTTCGCC is part of the Peterkaempfera bronchialis genome and encodes:
- a CDS encoding DUF742 domain-containing protein gives rise to the protein MSSAGEDTDDGPERMYVITGGRSQAGDQERLDLVTLVVARSMPEPGMPPEHTAIVRMCHYPLSVAEISAYLELPVSAVKVLLADLLAGGRVEARAPIPAASLPDIELLEAVMHGLQKL
- a CDS encoding NAD(P)-dependent oxidoreductase — protein: MTTRLLILGATGPTGALLLDRALAAGHEVTALVRDPARLTRSDPRLTVVSGDATSDADVSRAAMGADAALVALGSGRSVRSQIASRSAAALIPALRAQGVDRVVVLSAFGVGETERQAGLLMRSAYRTVMRQLFADKAKADAAWRASGLDWTLVYPVTLTNGPRTGTYRAVPALRARGVPRISRADVADFMLAQIGDTAWSGRTAVLAG
- a CDS encoding GTP-binding protein, whose protein sequence is MDSRSSETVLPGPRQEDTLPASATAAVKVVIVGGFGVGKTTLVGSVSEIRPLTTEETMTQAGVGVDDTAGVERKTSTTVAMDFGRISLNDQLVLYLFGTPGQERFWFLWNRLFDGALGAVVLVDTRRLEVSFDVIGRLEERGVPFVVAVNAFPDAPAHPVSELRAALDLDESVPLVDCDARRRTSSRDVLLTLMRYLYTLTATPEPL
- a CDS encoding sensor histidine kinase, whose amino-acid sequence is MVRTGTPSAGPRPASALVWILPPVVMAVCAAAAVATVSAAARVPVAWCGAVATAAVLLIAGETARRGWTITALRRRHADQEAALHRRLAEQEAGTARLAEVLLPEAVIRLQRGESAAGVLKAAAYEAGKDPDFTPAHHAVLRTVVEAVVAEEDLRDSAQRAFVNIARRVQAIVHQQAQDLREMEHRHGEDPEVFGDLLHIDHGTALIGRLADSIAVLGGARPGRQWSQPVAMFSVLRGAMSRILDYQRVDLHSVAEVAVVGPAAEPLIHALAELLDNATRYSPPQTRVHLSATEVQSGVAVEIEDGGLGMGEEARNRAEAMLNLGSSGMDLTDLGETPRLGLAVVGRLAHAYGFQVSLRPSAYAGVRAVMVIPGDVLTSVPPPRAVPRPGTMPPPRPMPTRPAQPRPGAQAPAAVRHQEEEPVAVEQNAYGLPQRRRRTSAAPRPRPGGAIPASPARARMQAPAPAPAPAPASAERPVQPGIWLAAFQAGINGEALPTAVPSRGQGDDSSDEGE
- a CDS encoding roadblock/LC7 domain-containing protein — protein: MLQQQQRPNMDWMLQDLATSVPCTRQVVVLSADGLRMAQYGTDADTADRLAAACAGLQSLSAAVAAEFPHGDGRMRLVVIEIDGGFFYLMAAGAGAYLAVLADDGVDAGLMGQRMRDLVLRIGEHLTSPPRVDRPAP
- a CDS encoding DMT family transporter; its protein translation is MQTTVLAVLFALLAAGSNALATVLQRYAARAVPLSMGFRPSLIIELLHQPVWLGGFGAVIAAACFQALALLNGELSLVQPLFVLELPFALLLGGLVLGRRMPRRGWAAVACVVVGLGVALWAAAPSPGTASPPTHRWIAVLVCCVAAVAVLVAVALPRPESGLRAACFGAAAAIGYALTAALMKDATQVWSHYGPGGFFTAWQTYGFAAAGVGAVFLLENAMQSGPLVASQPALTLGDALVSLSLGVTLFHEDVRSGWWLLPEVAGALLVLCGAVVLARVPLTRTLAGRSDTP
- a CDS encoding cytochrome P450; protein product: MTASSPDHARSAAPPPGCPAHVHAAPGAAPGGGAGAGADEPVRFYGPAAEADPIGLYEQLRKRHGPVAPVLLDGDVPAWLVLGYRETLEVARAPKRFSRDSRIWRDLREGKIPEDSPLLPMVSWRPDCLSADGKEHQRLRGAVTESLDRFDHRGIRRHIHRIANRLIDDFATDGRAELLAQYAQHVPMLVLTHLLGLPEEDGPRLVRASADLMTGSERAAAANDLILETLRQLVEQKKATPDHDFTSWLLAHRSGLTDEEVQNHLRLVLVAANETTTNLIANTLRVVLTDKRFRASLAGVRMTVADAVEQVLWNEPPLTACPGGWATGDTELAGRSIRAGDMVLLGLAAANTDEAIRPDVSAPMRGNRSHLAFSGGAHMCPGQEIGRAITDAAVDTLLIRLPDLHLAIPEDDLSWRSSIWARHLEGLPVAFAPRRPEPEPEPSDPQGLSPEPRTAPLPVPTAGSPSPAPPPSRLRALVRLLLGR
- a CDS encoding bifunctional metallophosphatase/5'-nucleotidase: MRNLLRRTVPLAIGALLCGLAAAPAAAAQPPPVTVQLLDITDFHGHLQPPAPGDGGTVTGPDGRTVTVGGAAYLAAQLERLRAGHRNTVTFATGDSFSGWPFEVDAFRDEPTVEVLNRLGLRFSAAGNHELDVSPGFLVDHMEHGRCFGTVDRDSCFTDSTGRRFHGADFDFQSANLVDAATGRPVLAPYRVEWFDGPGGTRLPVGFIGLTIPDTPTGSTSFQPGLRALDELRTADRYAAELRRKGVRAIVLNVHDGGAQRDPAAGYDGCGSAWGPAIDLAARVSPDIDAITTGHWHHAFRCVLPDPAGNPRPVLEAGHHGGVVSEIDLALDPRTGEVIRDRTTSVNHPVTRDLPPDPAVQRITDYWVDRAAERRSEPLARQTGSFTRAEDADGESTAADFFADVQLWDAARTPGGHADLALLAARPAVGATAVRGDLPYDRGDTPGDADGRVLLGESWDAYGYGNPVLSVKLTGSRLKAVLEQQWQSRSDGSVRFAPLAVSGNVSYRYDPQRPVGRRIDPAEVLIGGKPLDLRRTYRVAALAYTVVGGDGYPAFSGYTDPVRCGTDHEVLVDYLRAHPVISPAPLDRVRRTA